DNA sequence from the Coffea eugenioides isolate CCC68of chromosome 9, Ceug_1.0, whole genome shotgun sequence genome:
TGCTTTGAAAAGACTTACAATTGTTTTTATAGTGAATTTAAAATGGTGATAGTATTATTTGGTTGATTCTAAGATTGTCTTCAAGACTTGATGCTCGATTTAGTTGCCGTTGTCTAATTCATCAACACCTGAGATAATTGTCACTTGTGATTATCCATTGACTGTAATGAATTAGTTTTCCATTTCCTTCTTATAGAGTAGTTTAAAGCTCCGGCCGTTATGTGATATAACAAAATTTTGTCATTCATGATGTCAATTTACTCTTATTTCAGGTTGGTCCacgataaattttttttttgtcccttaCCTTGATAAACTTCTCATGGTCTAGTTCTTTAAGTAATCCACAAATTTTAATTAGGAAAAGATTAAGCTACTTTTGTTTCCCTTCCCTACGGTTTATCTCTCATTCAGCTCATGGaataagagtttttttttttccttaaacgTCTTACAATAATGTTCAATTCTTAAAACTagctatttttctttcttggcAAAAACTAAATAAGTAGAATTAGTTTTCTACTAGCAAAACTGATTTTTGCGTCAAATGCATCACCATATACAACTCCCTTGATCAATATTCTCATAAAAAAGCTTCCCGCATTATTCTCCCCTTGTTTTCCTTCTTGAAAAATTTCATCATTACATAATTTTCTTGCAACTCAACCCTAGATCTGGAAGACAAATGAAACATTCTTGAACATCAGCTTCTTcccaacaaaaaaagaaaaaagagaaaaaaaatttaacctAAAGACAGAGAAAGAAAATCCCGAAAGAAAAtcccaaaagaaaataaaaaggaatagaGGATCTACAACATCTATAGAGGGTGACAGGCCCTTgtgcaaaaaattaaacaagaaTGGAGGAATCAAGGGAAGGAGATTGTAGGGTTCCTTTGATCTCTTCCATATTTTGTGTATGCGTAACGACCGGTGGAGTCCTCCTGGCTATGTATGTTTTCATGCCTTCAGTCTCTGAACCATGGTTTCCAATTGCAGCATTCATTTTGATAGGTTCCCCATGGATTTTTTGGgtttttacatatatatatacctgCATAAAAGCTTGTTGTCGTCATAATGGTCTTAATGATCGAAGATTGTCAAGGAGGAGGAACGCCACGATTTCAAACAACGCAATGGCAAGAAATGAATCCATCAACGATCAGCCTTCTGCTGCTTCTGCTGCTGCTGTGAATTCTCCGCGCGAAGGAAAACATGTGCAATTTGGTGGTGTGGTTGTAATGGATAGCGAAAACAGCAATGGTCACGAAAGCCACCAAGATCCATCGGTTGCCTCTTCTAAAGAATGTGAGATGCCATTACATTTAGGCGTTTCATCTTCATGATAGGAGTTATGGGTaattcttccctttttttttttttggtcatttttgtgGAATATGAGGATAGTTTGTATCGTGATCTCCTATGCATTAATAAGTGGAGATTAATCCTTTACTATCATGGATAGATAATGAGATTATTTGATGGAAATATCAGATGAATTGTTGAGAACAAATTGATAAATCTTGGTCGGCCAATGTGACAACATCTTTATGGTGTATTAGTATTTGGGACGTAAATTGTTGATGCTGATACTTAAAACTTAAGGAGGGAAACGACTACTTTTTCGATCCAGCTcatagaagaaaagaaaagaaaaaaaaaggaatgtgATATCCTGATCTCCCTTAATTTCTTGGATATTTTCTTCTTAGTTTCtcttcatatttttctttataattttCACTATTCCCATTGACATTCTACCTTAATTTGCCTTTGGTTGCCAAACTCTTAAAATGGTTTTAGTTGTGCAGCTTAAGTCAATTTAAAGATGGGTTTGATGCATAATCTAATTCATTTGGAATTGTTTGTTGTTGTGTGTTCATTGTTGCAGCTCCTAGTTGAAataaaagcttttttttttggtttgaaaCATTCCTTCAGTTCTTCAACTGGCACTTCCTGCAGCttcaattgaaaataaacaAGGAAAAGGTTAAATAATCTTTTAGTTTAAGATGCTTCATGCTGCAACTCTATGAAGAATTCAACATCATATATATAAGGCTTAGAAGCACCAGCTTTGATTTGTAAACCGCAACATATAAACTGAAAGCATCCATTATGCATATCTACCGTGGACTTGGATTAAATAAGCATCCAAATATTTTTGAGAGTTTAGCTATAAGGTATTTATCTTTCCTATTTATTTCTCTGTGATTTTGGTCATTAATGAATGGTATGTTAGGAGAATGTACAAACTTATGAATCAGGAATGACTATTTATAGAAGAGGAATGGGACAGGGTTCAGATAAGTTTTGCACCATTTTGTTGGATTGGTGTAATTCTTACTATATTTGATGTAGTTCCCACTAAACTTGAATACAAACAAAATTCACAATAAAACCTAAATTGTTTGGATTTACACTAAATTTTATAAAAACTACAATGAGTGGTTAAAAGTACCTTAAAGGAATTAGTAAACTTCTTTAGTTCTTTAGTTCTTTTTAGCAGAGTTTACTATTAAAGAAGGTCAAAAACTTCAGGGGAGATTTCTTGCTATTGCATTTGGCACCcttaaactttaaaaaattttacttggTTCCTCTACTTTAAACTTTTTGTAACATTTGAAAttcatttcaaaatataatattaaaaatctcattttttgaGAGAGGATACAATTTCAAtccaaatttgtatttttcttgtgCTAATTATCATAACAGACTAAATTTGTctcttaatttttcttaattgatCGATATTGTTCTTTAATGAAACTTTAAAATTCTTTAATAGATAACAAGatcaaaaaatttctttaatatttttgtgtcattgatttgaacaagaaatgttaaattatttaaaattatgaATGACTTATAATACTCTTACAAATAAATTGCAATAATTTACAACTATGAGAATCTATTTTTGTATTAGCTTATAAACAATGCAAacaaatttatatataattttttggtATCTTATATCTTTCATTTTTCAAGCCATCGATTtggaaaaaattataaaattgaaaaatatgtaaaaGATTTACTATAAAACTTCTTAAATTAACTCAAAACACAGCACATGAGAAAGAAAATATTATCTTTGTAATTTGCAAAAACTTTAATAATCATTCAAATGTTAACGtttgatatttgaaaaacaCACTACATTTTGTCTAGTTAGAATAAATCTTCatatcttttgtttttgtttttaatttgttattaatATACTCATAATTGTGGTAATAAAAAGTTAGACAACAAAAGGGCGAATTTGGAATGAGAATATATTTACTCtctcaaaatgaattttttaatattcTATTTtaaaatgggttataaatgaaacaaaaaactTAAAGTAAGGGAGGCAAgtaagattttttaaagtttgaaAGTACCAAGTGAAACTGTCAAAAACCTTaggagaggtttttgaaattatcccattaaAGAATGTATATTCCATTATCTATGTGAAATTCTCAAATTAGACAAGACAAATTTTATTGGTCATCTGATGGGACAAAttcttttagtcacagaagtaTGTCAATGCATGATTGTCGTCCTGGTCCCTTCCAATTACCTGCTTATACTTGTATAAAATACTTTGTCGTTAATAATGTATAAGATGTGCATATTATGTCATTTCAATTTCTGCTAATACCATTTAATGTTTATCGGTGATGACGGTCCCCAGATAATACCATAACTAatcttccttttttctcttttcctttgctAAAAATAGGAAATCTTCAGTTTTTTGAATTTCTGTCCCAGTCCCTTCTCAACTGTCTAACTTTTTGGCTTTCTTTGttcaaaaaaatcacaccaCCTGACTAATTTTATACCATACTTCTACTTATAGCTGTCAAACAAATTCATTTAATTAAGTTTAcccatacccgcccatgaatagatgagtatgggtatcttaaaattttacatatggatataaatgagttacccaataatacccatttccATTTAGAATTGTCTTCCCCAAAACCTCCTCTCTTCtcccactcattttttttcaaatttttcattttgtcatgatgttaactgcttttgtttcattattattattatttattgattttatcttatcattttattttctcttagtttgttaacttgctcatttttcagtattaccaatttatgacaagttttagcctcttttcttacttttccaaaatgaaattttaaatttacacatgaaaaaaagttagaggttcaaaatttttggattaactttttatgttaacttttatagtacttagttcaaaattttatattcttattgtttaattattaaatagtatgtaattttgcgacatagagtacagatgaaaaaaaaattgataattaggtttattgagcattataaataaatatttaaaactaatgatgggtgcaaatgatggtataaattgataacttagtttgcaaaaatgaatttaaatgaatttacaaaaagctaaaataaatgggttataaatgggtaattgttacccaattcattttttgacttacccatttatacctatctaattaaatgggtataaatgggttgactcacttatacccattacccattttatccaatccaaacccgcccaaatcacccattttgacacctctacttCTACTTTATATTGTTCCATAGTCTGTCACATTTGAAACACCCAATACACAACATATTATTATCAATAATAATATATT
Encoded proteins:
- the LOC113782608 gene encoding uncharacterized protein LOC113782608, whose translation is MEESREGDCRVPLISSIFCVCVTTGGVLLAMYVFMPSVSEPWFPIAAFILIGSPWIFWVFTYIYTCIKACCRHNGLNDRRLSRRRNATISNNAMARNESINDQPSAASAAAVNSPREGKHVQFGGVVVMDSENSNGHESHQDPSVASSKECEMPLHLGVSSS